The following DNA comes from Vibrio gigantis.
TCTTGGGAACAAGCGATTGAAGAGATCGGTAACAAAGCGCTAGAACTTCGTAAAGAGTCTGGCCCTGATTCAGTTTACTTCCTAGGTAGTGCGAAACACAGTAACGAGCAAGCTTACGCATTCCGTAAGATGGCATCGCTTTGGGGCACGAACAACGTTGACCACCAAGCGCGTATTTGTCACTCAACCACAGTAGCCGGTGTTGCAAACACTTGGGGTTACGGTGCAATGACAAACTCGTTCAATGACATGCACAACTGTAAATCGATGCTGTTCATTGGTTCAAACCCTGCAGAAGCTCACCCAGTAGCGATGCAACACATCTTGATCGCGAAAGAGAAGAACAACTGTAAGATCGTTGTTGCGGATCCTCGTCGTACGCGTACTGCTGCGAAATCAGATCACTACGTTTCTCTTCGTCCAGGTTCTGACGTTGCGTTTATCTGGGGTGTGTTATGGCACGTCTTTGCAAACCAATGGGAAGACAAAGAGTTCATAAAACAACGTGTATTCGGCATGGACGAGATCCGTGAAGAAGTTGCGAAATGGAACCCAGCAGAAGTTGAACGTGTAACTGGTGTTAGTGAAAAAGACGTATACCACACAGCGAAACTACTTTCTGAGAACCGTCCGGGTTGTATCGTTTGGTGTATGGGTGGTACTCAACACACGACTGGTAACAACAACACGCGCGCTTACTGTGTACTTGAGCTTGCACTAGGTAACATCGGTAAATCAGGCGGCGGTGCAAACATCTTCCGTGGTCACGATAACGTACAGGGCGCAACTGACCTTGGCGTACTTTCTGACACACTTCCCGGCTACTACGGCTTGTCTGAAGGTTCTTGGCGTCACTGGTCAAAAGTTTGGGATATCGACTTTGACTGGGTGAAAGGCCGTTTCGACGACAACGCATACGGTGGTCAAAAACCAATGAACAGTGCAGGTATTCCTGTATCTCGTTGGGTTGATGGCGTACTTGAAGACAAAGACAAGATTCGTCAGCGCGAAAACATCCGTGCCATGTTCTACTGGGGTCACGCGGTGAACTCTCAGACTCGTGGTCCAGAGATGAAGAAGGCGATGCAGAAGCTGGATATGATGGTTATTGTTGACCCATACCCAACGGTTGCAGCGGTAATGAACGATCGTACCGACGGCGTTTACCTGCTACCAGCAACGACTCAATTTGAAACCTACGGCAGTGTAACGGCTTCAAACCGTTCTCTACAATGGCGTGACAAAGTCGTTGAGCCTCTGTTCGAATCTAAGCCTGACCACGAAATCATGTACCTGCTTTCTAAGAAGCTTGGTTTCTCTGATCAGCTGTTCAAAAACATTCGAGTTGAGAACAACCAACCTCTGATTGAAGACATTACACGTGAATTCAACAAAGGTATGTGGACGATTGGTTACACAGGCCAAAGCCCTGAGCGCCTGAAAGAGCACCAACAGAACTGGCATACGTTCCACAAAACGTCTCTAGAAGCAGAAGGCGGCCCAGCAAATGGCGAGACTTACGGTCTACCTTGGCCATGTTGGGGCACCCCAGAGATGAAACACCCTGGTACACACATCCTTTACGATACGTCTAAGACGGTTGCTGAAGGTGGTGGTAACTTCCGTACTCGTTTCGGTGTTGAGTTTGAAGGTCAAAGCCTACTTGCTGAAGACAGCTACTCGAAAGGCAGCGAAATTAAAGACGGTTACCCAGAGTTCAGTGACAAACTACTTAAACAACTGGGTTGGTGGGATGATCTAACTGCAGAAGAGAAAGCGTCTGCTGAAGGCAAAAACTGGAAGACTGACGTTTCAGGTGGTATCCAACGTGTGGCCATTAAACACGGTTGTATCCCATTTGGTAATGCGAAAGCACGTGCAATTGTTTGGACATTCCCAGACCGTGTACCACTGCACCGTGAGCCGCTTTACACGCCACGTCGCGACCTAGTTGCTGATTACCCAACGTGGGACGACAAAGAAGCGATCTTCCGTGTTCCTACGCTTTACAAGTCGATTCAAGAGCAAGACAAATCTGGTGAATACCCGATTATTCTGACTTCTGGTCGTCTGGTTGAGTACGAAGGTGGTGGTGAAGAGACACGTTCAAACCCATGGCTAGCGGAACTTCAGCAAGAGATGTTTGTTGAAGTGAACCCTAAAGACGCAAACGACATCGGCTTTAAAGACGGTGATGATGTTTGGGTTGAAGGTGCTGAGAAAGGCCGCATCAAGGTGAAAGCGATGGTAACACGTCGTGTTAAACCTGGTTTGGCGTTCATCCCATTCCACTTCGGTGGTAAGTTCCAAGGTGAAGATTTGCGTTCTAAGTACCCAGAAGGCACTGATCCTTACGTTATTGGTGAAGCTGCTAACACAGCAACCACTTATGGTTACGACCCTGTCACGTTGATGCAGGAAACGAAAGTAACCCTTTGTAATATTCGTAAAGCGTAAGGAGTCTTAAAATGGCTAGAATGAAATTTCTTTGTGACACCAAGCGTTGTATCGAATGTAACGGTTGTGTGACTGCATGTAAGAATGAAAATGATGATGCTCTGGAATGGGGTATTCAACGTCGTCGCGTTGTGACATTGAACGATGGCGAACCGGGTGAAAACTCAATCTCAGTAGCGTGTATGCACTGTACTGATGCACCGTGTATGGCAGTTTGTCCTGCAGACTGTTTTGAACACACAGAAGACGGTATCGTGCTTCACAACAAAGATCTTTGTATCGGTTGTGGTTACTGTTTGTTTGCTTGTCCGTTTGGCGCACCTCAATTCCCTAAACAGGAAGCGTTTGGTGAGCGCGGTAAGATGGACAAATGTACCTTCTGTGCTGGCGGCCCTGAAACAGAACCAGGTTCTGTAGAAGAACGTCAGAAGTACGGTGCGAACCGTATTGCTGAAGGTAAACTTCCAATGTGTGCTTCACTATGTTCTACCAAAGCACTGCTTGCGGGCGACGCAGAGAAAGTTTCTGATGTTTTCCGTCAACGTGTTGTTGAACGTGGTGCGAAAGGCGCGGGCTGGACAGACGGTAATGACCTGTCTTACGACGCAACTAAGAGCTAAGTAGGAGAGACATATGCTTACAATGTTTAAGCGTCTCTTCCTTGTTGTGCTGCCAATGTTGGCAGCACTAACAATGCTTTCTCCTATGAGTCATGCATCTGAGACGAACTCATCACAAACTCAAGCAAGCTCAGCTGAAAGAGAAGTGGTTCAACTTGCTGGTGCGGATTACTGGCGACAAGTTAGAGATGGACAATCAGGTTACACCACATCTCAGTCTCCTGAGCATGGCGTACTCATCAGTACTCCAGGTCAAACTTGGTACATCTTAAAAGAGAAGTGGATGTCACCAGCTGGTGCTGTGGCTATCTTTGGCAGTATTGCTTTTGTCACTCTGATGTACGTAGTGATTGGTCCATTGATGCTCAGTGCACCAAGAACAGGCCGTAAGATCAAACGTTGGTCTCGACTGGATCGTGCATTGCACTGGAGCATGGCGTTTACCTTCCTGACACTGGCGTTCAGTGGTTTGATGCTGGTTTATGGTAAACACTTCTTGAAGCCATACATCCCAACGGATCTATGGGGCTTCATCGTTCTACTGGCTAAGCAATACCATAACTACATCGGCCCAATTTTCTATGTGCTGTTGATGGCTGTTCTTATCAAGTGGTGGCGCAAGTCGATCTTTAAGAAAGTGGATATCCAGTGGTTCTTGAAACTTGGCGGTATGGTAGGGAAGCATAAAGGTTCTCACCCGTCTGCAGAGTTCTCAAATGCCGGTGAAAAAGCGCTGTTCTGGCTACTTATCGTTATGGGTAGTGTCGCTGCAATCAGTGGTTTGGTATTGGACTTCCCAATCTTTGGTCAAACTCGCCGTGATATGGAGCTTTCAAACTTAGTTCATATGTTGGCGGCTCTGATCCTTATCTGTGGTTTCGTGTTCCACATCTATATCGGCCTGTTCGGTATGGAAGGCGCACTAGAAGGCATGGTAACGGGTGAAGTTGATGAAACCTGGGCGAAAGAGCACCATGACCTTTGGTACAACGAAGTGATGGAAGAAGAGAAAAACGGTGTTGAACAAAACGCTAATGTCGCAACAGAGAAGAGTGAAGGGGTGAATAAGAATGAACAAACCTCATAAAGGTATTTGGGTTGCTTACATCCTAAGCTGTTTCACACCATTTACTTGTCTTATCTCTGGTGTGATTGCAATTATCTACGCGGGCTATCGTTTGGATAAAGGCGAAGACGGCGAAGTCGTTGATACGCATTACTATGGCTTAATCCGCTCGTTCTTCTTGAACCTAACCTTCTTTGTGGTTCTTATCGTAACGGTAGCAACCTCAAACGGCGTGTTAATCGGCGTGAACGATTACTGGTATCAAAACCATATTATCGATGATATTGCTTACTACATTCCATATGTAGGTATGTTATTCGGTGGGGTTGCGATTGTGGTTTGGTTTATCCGTATGTATCAAGGTATGCAGCGTTTAAGTCAAAATCTACCGCAAAACCCGTCTACAGGACCAAACCTGTAACGCCAGTGCGTTAGCTAAAGCTCGAAAGCAAAGCCCAGTGATTATTTCACTGGGCTTTTTGTTTTTAGGTCTCCGGCTAGAGACATAGCCGTCAGTTGCGTTCGATCTCTATATCCAGACCCACTCATTGATCGCCTCAATATGGTGCAACTCCCTTATTTGGTGCAGTTGGCGTTGTTATTTTTCCGATATTTAAGGTCCATAAAAGTGCACCTAAATATTTAGTCTATAATAATCAGCAGCTTAAAAATAAAATCTGTTGCACGAAAATTACCCTTCACACTTGGAACACATCTTGCGTTCACTGTTGAGTCTTTAATTAATTACAACATTGGATCGCACGATATCAGTGCAAATCAGATAAAGCGAAGGAGAATGCTTTAATGAGTGAAACGGTGACTCAAGTTCATAGTGCAGTACAAACCCTTACCCAAAGTTCAGATACTTTATTCCTACTACTCGGCGCAATCATGGTCTTCTTGATGCACGCTGGCTTTGCTTTTCTCGAAGTCGGTACTGTAAGAAAGAAGAACCAAGTCAACGCGCTGGTTAAGATCCTTTCCGACTTTGGTGTCTCCGCCATCGCTTATTTCTTTATCGGTTATTGGGTGGCTTACGGCGCGCACTTTTTTGCCGACGCTGAAACGCTCTCACAAGGTAATGGATACGAGCTGGTTAAGTTCTTCTTTCTAATGACCTTTGCCGCAGCAATTCCTGCGATTGTTTCTGGTGGTATCGCAGAACGTGCACGTTTCTATCCAATTTTGATCGCGACACTGTTTATCGTTGGTTTCATCTACCCATTTTTTGAAGGCATCATTTGGAACGGTAACTTTGGCTTCCAAGATTGGCTAGAAGGCCAATTTGGTTACGGATTCCATGACTTTGCGGGCTCTGTTGTCGTTCACGGCGTTGGCGGTTGGATTGCATTGGTTGCAGTTTACTTCCTCGGCATGCGTAAAGGCCGTATCCGAGCTGGCAAACACACTAACTTCGCACCATCGAACATTCCTTTCTTAGCGCTTGGTTCGTGGATCTTATGTGTTGGTTGGTTTGGCTTCAACGTGATGTCTGCACAAGCTATCAATGGCATCAGCGGCCTAGTTGCGATGAATTCATTAATGGCAATGGTCGGCGGTATTCTAGCGGCTTTAGTCGCAGGTAAAAATGACCCAGGCTTTATCCATAATGGTCCTTTGGCTGGTCTAGTAGCCATTTGTGCAGGTTCAGACTTAATGCACCCATTAGGCGCGTTAGTGACTGGCGGCGTGGCAGGCGCATTGTTTGTTTACCTGTTCACGTACATGCAAAACAAAACACGGATTGATGATGTATTAGGTGTGTGGCCTCTACACGGCGTATGTGGCGCTTGGGGTGGCATTGCAGCTGGTATCTTCGGTCAACAGGCTTTCTGGGGCCTAGGCGGCGTGAGCTTTGCTTCTCAGGTAGTTGGTACTTTGGCGGGTATCACCGTGGCTCTAGTTGGCGCACTCATTGTTTATGGTGTATTGAGCAAAATGACTGGCTTGCGTTTAAGCGAAGAAGACGAATTTAATGGTGCAGACCTTTCAATCCATAAGATCTCTTCTATCAATGAAGATTAGCACTGGGCACTGCCATTAGTTTTAAGCTCTTCGGTACACATCAGTTAAACCAATACTAGGCGGCTTCGGCCGCTTTTTTGTGTTTATTGAAATCAGTCGGAGAGTTTTATTGAAAAGTTAAGTAAACGACTAGCGAGTTATGTCACAAATAGCCAATGAATTCAGTTGCCTAAGACTATGGTCTAATCCCTAAAACTATTGTTGGAATTTGAACAGTGCTAAGCTGTTACAAAGTGACATATTGAAAAGGACGTTGTATGCATTTCCCATATCGAAATATCGTAATTCTTACTGGCGCTGGCATCTCTGCGGAGTCGGGGATACAAACATTCCGAGCACAAGACGGGCTATGGGAAAACCATAAAATCGAAGATGTCGCGACGCCTGAAGGGTTCGTAAAAGATCCAGACCTAGTGCAAGCTTTCTACAACAAACGTCGTCACGGCTTACAAAGCGAAAGTATCTTACCTAATGCGGCTCACAAAGCCCTAGGGGAGCTTGAAGACAAACTTGATGGCAACGTTACTATCATCACGCAAAACATCGACAACCTGCACGAGAGAGGCGGTAGCAACAACATTATTCACATGCATGGCGAACTTTTGAAAGCACGTTGCAGTGAATCCAATCAAGTTATCGAGCATAAAGGTGACATCGAAACAGGTGAACTTTGTCACTGCTGCCAAATCCCTGCTCAAATGCGTCCACATATTGTTTGGTTTGGTGAAATGCCATTGAGAATGGGTGACATCTATTCAGCACTCGAAGAAGCCGATCTGTTTATCTCAATCGGTACATCTGGTGTGGTGTATCCAGCAGCTGGCTTTGTACATGATGCGAAAATGCATGGCGCGCACACGATAGAAATCAACCTTGAACCGAGTGCTGTAGAGAGTGAATTTGAAGAGAAACGCTACGGTAAAGCGAGTATCGAAGTACCAAAACTGGTGAGTGAGCTGTTGTCGGTTGAGAGAGGCTCTTTAACCGCTTAATCAACACTGTCACTGTTGAATGAATATAAAACGGAAGCAAACGCATGTCTGACTACAAATGAGAGCTCAGAGAAGTGTTTGCTTTTTTATTAACCTGACGGTTTGAAATCTTACCGTGAGCCGATTAAACGTCAGCGGCGACTGAGCGTCGAGCTTCCTTCATCGCATACATGGCTTTATCTGATTCTTCCAACGCTCGTTGAAAGTTCTCTTGGTTCGTCATTTCAATACCGTAAGAAAAAGAGATGTTTTCACCGTGAAGCAGGTTACTGACTTGGCTCACGAACTCACCACCACGACCCAATTGCGCAGTCGCGACAAACTCATCACCACCAACACGAAACACCATCTCATCTTCTAAAACCGCTTGGCTAAGTGCTTGAGAGAAGCGAACTATCATCAAATCACCAACTTTATGGCCTTTACAGTCATTCACCTTTTTTAAACCATCTAAATCGAAATAGATGAGCTCAAATTCTTTCAGTCTTATCGCATCAAACTTCTTACGATTATATAAGCCTGTTAGCTCATCTTGCTTGCTTTGATCTTTCAGTTGAGTGGTAAGTTCGGTAATACCGTAGGCGATAAGCAGAAAGGCGATCTGCAATAAGCCATCTTCGAGGAAAGTATCGAGCAATTCGTTTCTGTCTGCCCATTCATCGAGGTGTTTCAGCTCTGTGGTCACATCATAGAATAGGTTGAAAATAAGCAGCAATGCGCCATAACGAAGGATCTTATGCGGACGAATAGCGTGACGGGCAACATAGTAGATATAAATAGTAATCACGAGAGTGTTCGTTTCGAAAAACAGGTCGTAATTAGACTCTATGTGGATGAATGAGCTCAATCCTAGCATCAAGAATGACGCCACGAGCATCAGAGTCACAACTAATAAGATGGGGTTCGCTGGCATGTTAAATCGCACTTTATACTGTTTATATCTAATGTTATATAAAGTGTAGATAAAAATAAAGCGGCTTACGCCGCTTTAGTAACTAATCAGTAACAAACTTAGTTGTTTACTTTTAGTTTTTGGAAGTACTCGTCATAAATGACGCTCGCTTCGCCAACTTCATCTTGCCAAACGCCGTTATCCATCACTGATTGTGGTGGGAAAACGTTCTTGTCTTCAGCAAATTCTTTTGGAAGAAGAGGGTAAGCGGTTTTCACCGGAGTCGGGTAGCCGATCTCTAGAGCAATTTTAGCTGCGTTCTCTGGGCGAAGAAGGAAGTCGATCATTTTATGAGCCGCTTCGATGTTCTTTGCACCTGAAGGAATAGCTAGGCTATCCATCCAGAAGATAGCGCCTTTCTCTGGCCAGATGATATCAATCGTTGCGCCTTCTTGGCGTGCCATGTAAGCAGAACCATTCCAAAGCATACCAAGAGACACTTCACCTGCAAGGTAAGGGTTCGCTGGGAAATCTGAGTTAAATACCAATACGTTTGGCATTAGCTTACGAAGTTCTTCGTAGGCTTCTTTGATCTCTTCAGGGTTAGTTGTGTTTGGAGAGTAACCCAACTTAGATAATGCGATATGGAAAACCTCACGAGAGTCGTCCATCATCATCAGCTGACCTTCCCACTGTGTATCCCACAGGTCGCCCCAGTTTTTCACTGAAGATTTGTCTAGCATATCTGAGTTGATACCAATGCCCGTTGCACCCCAAATGTATGGGATAGAGTAGTTATTGCTTGGGTCAAATGGCTTATCTAAGTAGTTTGGATCCAAATCAGCAAAGTGGCTTAGC
Coding sequences within:
- a CDS encoding formate dehydrogenase subunit gamma translates to MLTMFKRLFLVVLPMLAALTMLSPMSHASETNSSQTQASSAEREVVQLAGADYWRQVRDGQSGYTTSQSPEHGVLISTPGQTWYILKEKWMSPAGAVAIFGSIAFVTLMYVVIGPLMLSAPRTGRKIKRWSRLDRALHWSMAFTFLTLAFSGLMLVYGKHFLKPYIPTDLWGFIVLLAKQYHNYIGPIFYVLLMAVLIKWWRKSIFKKVDIQWFLKLGGMVGKHKGSHPSAEFSNAGEKALFWLLIVMGSVAAISGLVLDFPIFGQTRRDMELSNLVHMLAALILICGFVFHIYIGLFGMEGALEGMVTGEVDETWAKEHHDLWYNEVMEEEKNGVEQNANVATEKSEGVNKNEQTS
- a CDS encoding extracellular solute-binding protein, translating into MKKTLYTGALCAATLLSTPSFAADQELYFYNWSEYIPNEVLEDFTKETGIKVYYSTYESNESMYAKLKTQGTGYDLVVPSTYFVSKMRKEGMLQELDKTKLSHFADLDPNYLDKPFDPSNNYSIPYIWGATGIGINSDMLDKSSVKNWGDLWDTQWEGQLMMMDDSREVFHIALSKLGYSPNTTNPEEIKEAYEELRKLMPNVLVFNSDFPANPYLAGEVSLGMLWNGSAYMARQEGATIDIIWPEKGAIFWMDSLAIPSGAKNIEAAHKMIDFLLRPENAAKIALEIGYPTPVKTAYPLLPKEFAEDKNVFPPQSVMDNGVWQDEVGEASVIYDEYFQKLKVNN
- a CDS encoding ammonium transporter; translated protein: MSETVTQVHSAVQTLTQSSDTLFLLLGAIMVFLMHAGFAFLEVGTVRKKNQVNALVKILSDFGVSAIAYFFIGYWVAYGAHFFADAETLSQGNGYELVKFFFLMTFAAAIPAIVSGGIAERARFYPILIATLFIVGFIYPFFEGIIWNGNFGFQDWLEGQFGYGFHDFAGSVVVHGVGGWIALVAVYFLGMRKGRIRAGKHTNFAPSNIPFLALGSWILCVGWFGFNVMSAQAINGISGLVAMNSLMAMVGGILAALVAGKNDPGFIHNGPLAGLVAICAGSDLMHPLGALVTGGVAGALFVYLFTYMQNKTRIDDVLGVWPLHGVCGAWGGIAAGIFGQQAFWGLGGVSFASQVVGTLAGITVALVGALIVYGVLSKMTGLRLSEEDEFNGADLSIHKISSINED
- the fdh3B gene encoding formate dehydrogenase FDH3 subunit beta, yielding MARMKFLCDTKRCIECNGCVTACKNENDDALEWGIQRRRVVTLNDGEPGENSISVACMHCTDAPCMAVCPADCFEHTEDGIVLHNKDLCIGCGYCLFACPFGAPQFPKQEAFGERGKMDKCTFCAGGPETEPGSVEERQKYGANRIAEGKLPMCASLCSTKALLAGDAEKVSDVFRQRVVERGAKGAGWTDGNDLSYDATKS
- a CDS encoding GGDEF domain-containing protein, whose translation is MRFNMPANPILLVVTLMLVASFLMLGLSSFIHIESNYDLFFETNTLVITIYIYYVARHAIRPHKILRYGALLLIFNLFYDVTTELKHLDEWADRNELLDTFLEDGLLQIAFLLIAYGITELTTQLKDQSKQDELTGLYNRKKFDAIRLKEFELIYFDLDGLKKVNDCKGHKVGDLMIVRFSQALSQAVLEDEMVFRVGGDEFVATAQLGRGGEFVSQVSNLLHGENISFSYGIEMTNQENFQRALEESDKAMYAMKEARRSVAADV
- the cobB gene encoding Sir2 family NAD+-dependent deacetylase, producing MHFPYRNIVILTGAGISAESGIQTFRAQDGLWENHKIEDVATPEGFVKDPDLVQAFYNKRRHGLQSESILPNAAHKALGELEDKLDGNVTIITQNIDNLHERGGSNNIIHMHGELLKARCSESNQVIEHKGDIETGELCHCCQIPAQMRPHIVWFGEMPLRMGDIYSALEEADLFISIGTSGVVYPAAGFVHDAKMHGAHTIEINLEPSAVESEFEEKRYGKASIEVPKLVSELLSVERGSLTA
- a CDS encoding formate dehydrogenase subunit alpha, which gives rise to MKLVKRSDSVSKETNQLGVSRRAFMKNTSLAAGGAVVGASLFAPGMMKKAQAKSVDPEAKTEVKRTICSHCSVGCGIYAEVQNGVWTGQEPAFDHPFNAGGHCAKGAALREHGHGERRLKYPMKLEGGKWKKLSWEQAIEEIGNKALELRKESGPDSVYFLGSAKHSNEQAYAFRKMASLWGTNNVDHQARICHSTTVAGVANTWGYGAMTNSFNDMHNCKSMLFIGSNPAEAHPVAMQHILIAKEKNNCKIVVADPRRTRTAAKSDHYVSLRPGSDVAFIWGVLWHVFANQWEDKEFIKQRVFGMDEIREEVAKWNPAEVERVTGVSEKDVYHTAKLLSENRPGCIVWCMGGTQHTTGNNNTRAYCVLELALGNIGKSGGGANIFRGHDNVQGATDLGVLSDTLPGYYGLSEGSWRHWSKVWDIDFDWVKGRFDDNAYGGQKPMNSAGIPVSRWVDGVLEDKDKIRQRENIRAMFYWGHAVNSQTRGPEMKKAMQKLDMMVIVDPYPTVAAVMNDRTDGVYLLPATTQFETYGSVTASNRSLQWRDKVVEPLFESKPDHEIMYLLSKKLGFSDQLFKNIRVENNQPLIEDITREFNKGMWTIGYTGQSPERLKEHQQNWHTFHKTSLEAEGGPANGETYGLPWPCWGTPEMKHPGTHILYDTSKTVAEGGGNFRTRFGVEFEGQSLLAEDSYSKGSEIKDGYPEFSDKLLKQLGWWDDLTAEEKASAEGKNWKTDVSGGIQRVAIKHGCIPFGNAKARAIVWTFPDRVPLHREPLYTPRRDLVADYPTWDDKEAIFRVPTLYKSIQEQDKSGEYPIILTSGRLVEYEGGGEETRSNPWLAELQQEMFVEVNPKDANDIGFKDGDDVWVEGAEKGRIKVKAMVTRRVKPGLAFIPFHFGGKFQGEDLRSKYPEGTDPYVIGEAANTATTYGYDPVTLMQETKVTLCNIRKA